Proteins encoded together in one Stutzerimonas stutzeri window:
- a CDS encoding IS630-like element ISPa47 family transposase has product MKIDARKLSPQEQREKRSTALRMREQGYTYKAIGEAVGVHPRTIAHWAQVAEHKGEKAAIAGGQRGVRQGDRRSLSSSQEVLIRTLMTDKMPDQLKLGFALWTRDAVRELIRQRCGFLMPVRTVGEYLKRWGYTPQRPLHRAYQQKPEVVQHWLDNEYPRIAQRAKAENGEIQWGDETGMRSDSHAGRSYAPIGETPVRLVSGSRFSTNMISTVTNRGKLRFMLYRETLTAPVLIRFLSRLIRDAQGRKVFLILDNLRVHHSKKVSAWVGDRKEQIELFFLPAYAPELNPDEYLNCDLKHQVRTGLPARNQDELERRVRSVMRRLQLRPQRIRSYFRHPRIAYAA; this is encoded by the coding sequence ATGAAAATAGATGCCCGTAAACTCAGCCCCCAAGAACAACGTGAAAAGCGCTCCACGGCCCTACGCATGCGTGAGCAGGGTTACACCTACAAGGCTATTGGCGAAGCGGTTGGTGTTCACCCCCGCACTATTGCTCACTGGGCGCAGGTCGCAGAACATAAAGGCGAAAAGGCTGCCATTGCCGGCGGCCAGCGTGGTGTGCGCCAGGGTGATCGCCGCAGTTTGAGCTCCAGCCAGGAAGTGCTGATTCGCACCTTGATGACCGATAAGATGCCCGACCAACTCAAGCTCGGCTTTGCGCTCTGGACGCGTGATGCGGTGCGAGAACTGATCCGCCAGCGCTGTGGTTTTCTCATGCCGGTTCGAACGGTTGGTGAATACCTCAAGCGTTGGGGCTACACCCCGCAGCGCCCACTGCATCGGGCTTATCAGCAGAAACCTGAAGTGGTTCAGCACTGGCTGGATAATGAATATCCACGCATCGCACAGCGGGCCAAGGCTGAGAATGGTGAGATTCAGTGGGGCGACGAAACCGGTATGCGCAGTGACAGCCATGCTGGCCGCAGCTACGCCCCTATTGGCGAAACGCCGGTGCGCCTGGTCAGCGGCAGTCGTTTTTCCACCAACATGATTTCCACCGTGACCAATCGGGGCAAACTGCGCTTCATGCTGTATCGGGAAACGCTGACAGCCCCAGTGCTGATTCGCTTCCTGAGTCGCCTGATTCGCGATGCTCAGGGCCGCAAGGTGTTCCTGATTCTCGACAACCTGCGCGTACACCACAGCAAAAAGGTGAGCGCCTGGGTTGGCGACCGCAAAGAGCAAATCGAACTGTTCTTCTTGCCGGCCTACGCCCCGGAGTTGAACCCTGACGAGTATTTGAATTGTGATTTGAAACATCAGGTTCGCACGGGCTTGCCGGCGCGTAATCAGGACGAACTGGAAAGGCGTGTTCGCTCGGTCATGAGACGATTGCAATTACGCCCTCAAAGAATCCGTTCTTATTTCCGGCATCCACGTATCGCCTACGCAGCATGA
- a CDS encoding tRNA dihydrouridine synthase: MQIALAPMEGLVDEILRDVLTRVGGVDWCVTEFIRVSDRLLPQSSFDKLAAELKAGALTRAGTPVRVQLLGSDPICLADNAAFACTLGAPAIDLNFGCPAKTVNKSRGGAVLLKEPELLHSILCEVRRAVPADIPVTAKMRLGFDSPDGALDCARALVAGGAEQLVVHARTKVEGYKPPAHWEWVARVQEVVPVPVYANGDIWSLEDWRRCREVSGAEDIMLGRGLVSRPDLARQIAAAKAGQQIAPMSWEEFRPVLLDFWQQAREKIAPRYAPGRLKQWLALLTRNYPEAVALFAELRRENDCARIDAMLGVDTRELRAAALA; the protein is encoded by the coding sequence ATGCAGATTGCTTTGGCACCCATGGAGGGGCTGGTCGACGAAATCCTTCGTGACGTGCTCACCCGGGTGGGTGGCGTCGACTGGTGCGTGACCGAGTTCATTCGGGTGTCCGATCGCCTGTTGCCGCAAAGCAGCTTTGACAAGCTTGCCGCGGAACTGAAGGCCGGCGCGCTCACTCGTGCCGGGACGCCGGTGCGCGTTCAATTGTTGGGCTCCGATCCGATCTGCCTGGCAGACAACGCGGCTTTTGCCTGCACACTCGGCGCCCCGGCCATCGACCTCAATTTTGGCTGCCCGGCCAAGACGGTCAACAAATCCCGCGGCGGTGCTGTGCTACTGAAGGAGCCGGAGCTGCTGCATTCGATTCTCTGTGAGGTGCGCCGAGCCGTGCCGGCGGACATCCCGGTAACCGCCAAGATGCGTCTCGGCTTCGACAGCCCGGACGGCGCGCTCGATTGCGCCCGTGCGCTGGTGGCCGGTGGGGCAGAGCAGCTGGTGGTGCACGCCCGAACCAAGGTCGAAGGCTACAAGCCGCCGGCGCATTGGGAGTGGGTCGCGCGGGTGCAGGAGGTAGTGCCGGTGCCCGTCTATGCCAATGGCGATATCTGGTCGCTGGAGGACTGGCGCCGCTGCCGTGAGGTCAGCGGGGCAGAGGACATCATGCTGGGGCGCGGGCTGGTTTCACGACCGGACCTGGCCCGGCAGATCGCTGCGGCTAAAGCCGGCCAGCAGATCGCGCCGATGAGCTGGGAGGAATTCCGCCCCGTGCTGCTGGATTTCTGGCAGCAAGCGCGAGAAAAGATCGCGCCGCGTTATGCGCCGGGTCGGCTCAAGCAGTGGCTGGCCCTGCTGACTCGCAATTATCCGGAGGCGGTGGCGCTGTTCGCCGAGCTGCGCCGGGAAAACGATTGCGCGCGGATCGATGCGATGCTCGGCGTCGATACGCGCGAATTGCGTGCCGCCGCATTGGCCTGA
- a CDS encoding SDR family oxidoreductase gives MSRVMLITGASRGIGAATARLAAQQGYALCLNYHQRADAANAVLDQVRGLGVTAIAVQADVADETQVLHMFEAIDREFGRLDVLVNNAGMLEQQMRLEQMDAARWTRVLGANVIGSFLCAREAIKRMSTRHGGRGGAIVNLSSVAARLGAPGEYIDYAAAKGAIDSMTRGLAKEVASEGIRVNAVRPGVIHTDIHAAGGEPDRVERVKASVPMGRGGQAEEIAEAILWLASEQASYTSGALLDVAGGR, from the coding sequence ATGTCCAGAGTCATGCTGATTACAGGCGCCAGCCGCGGCATCGGCGCCGCCACTGCACGACTGGCGGCGCAACAGGGCTATGCCTTGTGCCTGAACTATCACCAGCGCGCGGATGCCGCGAACGCGGTGCTCGATCAGGTCCGCGGCCTGGGCGTAACGGCGATCGCCGTACAGGCCGACGTCGCTGACGAGACCCAGGTGCTGCACATGTTCGAAGCCATCGACCGGGAGTTCGGCCGGCTGGACGTGCTGGTCAACAACGCCGGCATGCTCGAGCAGCAGATGCGCCTGGAACAGATGGATGCGGCGCGCTGGACCCGCGTACTGGGCGCCAACGTGATCGGCAGCTTCCTGTGCGCACGCGAGGCGATCAAGCGGATGTCGACGCGCCATGGCGGCAGGGGCGGCGCCATCGTCAACCTGTCTTCGGTGGCCGCCCGCCTCGGCGCACCAGGCGAATACATCGACTACGCGGCCGCCAAGGGCGCCATCGACAGCATGACCCGGGGCCTGGCCAAAGAGGTCGCCAGCGAAGGCATCAGGGTCAATGCGGTGCGCCCGGGCGTGATCCATACCGATATCCACGCCGCCGGGGGCGAGCCGGATCGTGTCGAGCGGGTCAAGGCAAGTGTGCCGATGGGGCGCGGCGGGCAAGCCGAGGAAATCGCCGAAGCCATCCTCTGGCTCGCCAGCGAACAGGCCAGCTATACCAGCGGAGCGCTACTGGATGTAGCCGGTGGGCGTTGA
- a CDS encoding Hsp20 family protein has protein sequence MSSFPMAPLFRQSVGFDRFNDLFESALRNDTGSSYPPYNIEKHGDDQYRIVVAAAGFEESDLDLQVERSVLTISGGRRESEAENVTYLHQGIAQRAFKLSFRLADHIEVKGAALNSGLLNIDLVRVVPEEAKPKRIPINADQRPALEG, from the coding sequence ATGAGTTCATTCCCCATGGCCCCTCTGTTCCGGCAATCCGTGGGCTTTGATCGTTTCAATGACCTGTTCGAGTCCGCCCTGCGTAACGACACCGGCAGCTCGTATCCACCCTATAACATCGAGAAACACGGTGACGACCAGTATCGAATCGTGGTCGCAGCCGCCGGCTTCGAGGAGTCCGACCTCGATCTGCAGGTCGAGCGCAGCGTGCTGACCATTAGCGGCGGGCGGCGCGAAAGCGAGGCCGAGAATGTCACCTATCTGCATCAGGGCATCGCTCAGCGGGCGTTCAAGTTGTCGTTCCGGCTAGCCGACCACATCGAGGTGAAAGGCGCTGCGCTGAACAGTGGCCTGCTCAACATCGACCTGGTGCGCGTGGTGCCGGAAGAGGCCAAGCCCAAGCGCATCCCGATCAATGCCGATCAGCGGCCCGCGCTGGAGGGTTGA
- a CDS encoding LysR family transcriptional regulator — translation MDLANLNAFIAVAETRSFSLAAERLHLTQPAVSKRIAALEAQLDVRLFDRLGRDVSLTEAGRALLPRAYQILNVLDDTRRALTNLNGDIGGRLSLATSHHIGLHRLPPLLRAFTRAHPQVSLDIRFLDSEVAYDEVLHGRAELAVITLAPQTAEPVVAVKVWDDPLDFVVAPEHPLASKADITLADVAGHPAVFPGGNTFTHHIAQRLFEREGLTPNITMSTNYMETIKMMVSIGIAWSVLPRRMLDEQVVSLPLPGVQLTRQLGYILHRERTLSNAARAFMTLLDAERGD, via the coding sequence ATGGATCTCGCCAACCTCAACGCCTTTATCGCAGTCGCGGAAACCCGCAGCTTTTCCCTGGCCGCCGAACGCCTCCATCTGACCCAGCCGGCGGTGAGCAAGCGCATCGCCGCGCTGGAAGCACAGCTGGATGTGCGCCTGTTCGATCGGCTGGGCCGCGACGTCAGTCTCACCGAAGCTGGCCGCGCCCTGCTCCCCCGCGCCTACCAGATCCTGAATGTACTGGACGACACCCGCCGTGCCTTGACCAACCTCAACGGCGATATTGGCGGACGGCTGAGCCTGGCGACCAGCCATCACATCGGCCTGCATCGGCTGCCTCCGCTGTTGCGCGCCTTTACCCGCGCGCACCCGCAGGTCAGCCTGGATATCCGTTTTCTCGATTCGGAAGTGGCCTATGACGAGGTACTGCACGGCCGTGCCGAGCTGGCGGTGATCACCTTGGCGCCACAGACCGCCGAGCCGGTGGTGGCGGTGAAGGTCTGGGACGATCCACTGGATTTCGTCGTCGCGCCCGAGCATCCGTTGGCCAGCAAGGCGGATATCACCCTGGCGGACGTCGCCGGCCACCCGGCGGTATTCCCAGGCGGCAATACATTTACCCACCACATCGCCCAGCGCCTGTTCGAGCGCGAGGGACTGACACCTAACATCACCATGAGCACCAATTACATGGAGACGATCAAGATGATGGTCTCCATCGGCATTGCCTGGAGCGTGCTGCCACGTCGCATGCTGGACGAACAGGTGGTCAGCCTGCCCTTGCCGGGTGTCCAGCTGACGCGACAGCTCGGCTACATCCTGCACAGGGAACGCACCCTGTCCAATGCGGCCAGGGCGTTCATGACACTGCTGGATGCTGAACGCGGTGACTGA
- the leuC gene encoding 3-isopropylmalate dehydratase large subunit, which yields MAGKTLYDKLWEMHEVKRRDDGSSLIYIDRHILHEVTSPQAFEGLRLANRKPWRIDANIATPDHNVPTTKGERQGGLEAIADEVSRIQVQTLDENCDDFGILEFKMNDVRQGIVHVIGPEQGATLPGMTVVCGDSHTSTHGAFGALAHGIGTSEVEHVLATQCLVAKKMKNMQVRVEGKLPFGVTAKDIVLAVIGKIGTAGGNGHALEFAGSAIRDLSMEGRMTICNMAIEAGARVGMVAVDEKTIAYVEGRPYAPKGADWDKAVKLWQDLVSDDDAVFDTIVELKAEDIKPQVSWGTSPEMVLAVDQNVPDPAVEADPVKKDSITRALKYMGLQANQAITDIRLDRVFIGSCTNSRIEDLRAAAEVAKGRKVAANVKQALVVPGSGLVKQQAEAEGLDKIFIEAGFEWREPGCSMCLAMNPDKLGSGEHCASTSNRNFEGRQGAGGRTHLVSPAMAAAAAVTGHFIDVRELIQA from the coding sequence ATGGCCGGCAAGACGCTCTACGACAAGCTCTGGGAAATGCACGAGGTGAAACGTCGCGATGATGGTTCATCGCTGATCTACATCGACCGTCACATCCTCCACGAAGTGACGTCGCCGCAGGCCTTCGAAGGGCTGCGCCTGGCCAATCGCAAGCCGTGGCGCATCGACGCCAACATCGCCACCCCGGACCACAACGTGCCGACCACCAAGGGCGAGCGCCAAGGTGGTCTGGAGGCCATTGCCGACGAGGTTTCGCGCATTCAGGTGCAGACGCTGGACGAGAACTGCGACGATTTCGGCATCCTCGAATTCAAGATGAACGACGTGCGTCAGGGCATCGTCCACGTGATCGGCCCGGAGCAGGGCGCGACATTGCCGGGCATGACCGTGGTTTGCGGTGACTCGCACACCTCCACCCACGGCGCCTTCGGTGCGCTGGCCCACGGCATCGGCACTTCCGAGGTCGAGCACGTGCTCGCCACCCAGTGCCTGGTCGCCAAGAAGATGAAGAACATGCAGGTGCGCGTCGAAGGCAAGCTGCCGTTCGGCGTCACCGCCAAGGACATCGTGTTGGCGGTGATCGGCAAGATCGGCACCGCCGGTGGCAATGGCCATGCACTGGAATTTGCCGGCAGCGCGATTCGCGACCTGTCCATGGAGGGCCGCATGACCATCTGCAACATGGCCATCGAGGCGGGCGCCCGCGTGGGCATGGTCGCCGTGGACGAGAAGACCATTGCGTACGTCGAAGGGCGGCCTTACGCCCCGAAGGGCGCCGATTGGGACAAGGCCGTGAAGCTGTGGCAGGACCTGGTTTCCGACGACGACGCGGTGTTCGACACCATCGTTGAACTCAAGGCCGAGGACATCAAGCCGCAGGTCAGCTGGGGCACTTCGCCGGAGATGGTACTGGCTGTCGATCAGAACGTGCCGGACCCGGCCGTAGAGGCCGACCCGGTGAAGAAGGATTCCATCACCCGCGCGCTGAAGTACATGGGCTTGCAGGCCAATCAGGCCATTACCGACATTCGTCTGGATCGCGTGTTCATCGGTTCGTGCACCAACTCGCGGATCGAGGATCTGCGCGCTGCAGCCGAAGTCGCCAAGGGGCGGAAGGTCGCCGCGAACGTCAAGCAGGCGCTGGTGGTGCCGGGCTCGGGCCTGGTCAAGCAGCAGGCCGAGGCCGAGGGGCTGGACAAGATCTTCATCGAGGCCGGCTTCGAATGGCGCGAGCCGGGCTGCTCCATGTGTTTGGCGATGAACCCGGACAAGCTTGGCAGCGGCGAGCATTGCGCCTCGACCTCCAACCGCAACTTCGAAGGCCGCCAGGGTGCGGGCGGGCGTACCCACCTGGTCAGCCCGGCGATGGCTGCTGCCGCAGCGGTTACCGGCCACTTCATCGACGTACGCGAATTGATCCAGGCCTGA
- the leuD gene encoding 3-isopropylmalate dehydratase small subunit yields MKAFTQHTGLVCPLDRANVDTDQIIPKQFLKSIKRTGFGPNLFDEWRYLDVGQPNQDCSQRPVNKDFVLNFPRYQGASVLLARENFGCGSSREHAPWALDEYGFRAIIAPSFADIFYNNSFKNGLLPIVLKEEEVDELFQQAEATEGYQLTVDLAAQTVTRPDGKQYGFEVDAFRKHCLLNGLDDIGLTLQDAEAIKAFEVRHQQSQPWLFGAIK; encoded by the coding sequence ATGAAAGCCTTTACCCAACACACCGGCCTGGTCTGCCCACTCGATCGCGCCAATGTCGACACTGACCAGATCATTCCGAAGCAATTCTTGAAGTCGATCAAGCGCACCGGCTTCGGCCCCAACCTGTTCGACGAGTGGCGCTATCTGGATGTCGGTCAGCCGAACCAGGATTGCTCGCAGCGTCCGGTAAACAAGGACTTCGTGCTGAACTTCCCGCGTTATCAGGGCGCCAGCGTATTGCTGGCCCGCGAGAACTTCGGCTGTGGCTCCTCCCGTGAGCATGCGCCGTGGGCGCTGGACGAATACGGCTTCCGCGCCATCATCGCGCCGAGCTTCGCCGACATCTTCTACAACAACAGCTTCAAGAACGGCCTGTTGCCGATCGTGCTGAAAGAAGAGGAGGTGGACGAGCTGTTCCAGCAGGCCGAGGCGACCGAAGGCTACCAGCTGACCGTCGATCTGGCTGCGCAGACCGTTACCCGTCCGGACGGCAAGCAATACGGCTTCGAGGTCGATGCCTTCCGCAAGCACTGCCTGCTCAATGGTCTGGACGATATCGGTCTGACCCTGCAGGACGCCGAGGCCATCAAGGCCTTCGAAGTTCGCCACCAGCAGAGCCAGCCTTGGTTGTTCGGCGCGATCAAGTAG
- the leuB gene encoding 3-isopropylmalate dehydrogenase, with protein MSKQILVLPGDGIGPEIMAEAVKVLQLASDKFDLGFELSYDELGGAAVDKYGVPLADETLERARAADAILLGAVGGPKWDTIDPAIRPERGLLKIRSQLGLFGNLRPALLYPQLADASSLKPEIVAGLDILIVRELTGGIYFGQPRESKVLENGERMAYDTLPYSESEIRRIAKVGFDMAMVRNKKLCSVDKANVLASSQLWRAVVEEVAKDYPEVELSHMYVDNAAMQLVRAPKQFDVIVTDNMFGDILSDEASMLTGSIGMLPSASLDAGNKGMYEPCHGSAPDIAGKGIANPLATILSVSMMLRYSFNQVAAADAIEQAVSDVLDQGLRTGDIWSEGCNKVGTQAMGDAVVAALAKL; from the coding sequence ATGTCCAAACAGATTCTGGTTCTCCCCGGCGATGGCATCGGCCCGGAAATCATGGCCGAGGCGGTCAAGGTGCTGCAGCTGGCCAGTGACAAGTTCGATCTGGGCTTCGAGCTGAGCTATGACGAGCTGGGCGGCGCGGCCGTCGACAAGTACGGTGTGCCGCTGGCCGACGAAACGCTGGAGCGCGCCCGCGCCGCTGACGCCATTCTGCTGGGCGCGGTCGGCGGGCCCAAGTGGGACACCATCGATCCGGCCATCCGTCCGGAGCGTGGTCTGCTGAAGATCCGTTCCCAGTTGGGCCTGTTCGGCAACCTGCGGCCGGCGCTGCTCTATCCGCAGTTGGCCGATGCCTCGTCGCTCAAGCCCGAAATCGTCGCCGGTCTGGATATCCTGATCGTGCGCGAGCTGACCGGTGGCATCTACTTCGGCCAGCCGCGCGAGAGCAAGGTGCTGGAGAACGGCGAGCGCATGGCGTACGACACGCTGCCGTACAGCGAGAGCGAAATCCGCCGCATCGCCAAGGTCGGTTTCGATATGGCCATGGTGCGCAACAAGAAGCTCTGCTCGGTGGACAAGGCGAACGTGCTGGCTTCCAGTCAGCTATGGCGCGCGGTCGTCGAGGAAGTCGCCAAGGACTACCCGGAAGTCGAACTCAGCCATATGTATGTCGATAACGCGGCCATGCAGCTGGTGCGCGCGCCGAAGCAGTTCGACGTAATCGTCACCGACAACATGTTCGGCGACATCCTGTCGGACGAGGCCTCCATGCTCACCGGCTCGATCGGCATGCTGCCGTCCGCCTCGCTGGACGCCGGCAACAAAGGCATGTACGAGCCGTGCCATGGCTCGGCACCGGACATCGCCGGCAAAGGTATCGCCAACCCGCTGGCAACCATCCTGTCCGTTTCGATGATGCTGCGTTACAGCTTCAACCAGGTCGCGGCGGCCGATGCCATCGAACAGGCGGTAAGCGATGTGCTCGATCAGGGCCTGCGTACTGGCGACATCTGGTCCGAAGGTTGTAACAAGGTCGGTACTCAGGCGATGGGTGATGCAGTAGTCGCGGCCCTCGCGAAGTTGTAA